Proteins encoded within one genomic window of Paenarthrobacter sp. JL.01a:
- a CDS encoding prepilin peptidase translates to MPLLLALAGLLLSPLCELLIARSLPRLGGLPPLKVRITTAALTALLFALLGGRFGMASELPAFLLLALLGVQLSRIDFTLHLLPNPLVLALLVGAMGLLAVSSMLEPGWTDLLRALAGGFILFAGYLILGLISPGALGMGDVKLAAPLGMYLGYLGWQQVLFGGLLGFVVGGVLTVLMLRLRSAEKPAETAHGPAMVLAAFGVILALH, encoded by the coding sequence AGCTGCTCATCGCCCGCTCGCTGCCGCGGCTCGGCGGCCTCCCTCCCCTTAAGGTCCGGATCACGACGGCGGCGCTTACGGCATTGCTCTTCGCTTTGCTTGGGGGGCGGTTTGGGATGGCGTCGGAATTGCCGGCCTTTCTTTTATTGGCGCTTTTAGGCGTCCAATTATCCCGCATTGATTTCACGCTTCATTTGCTTCCCAACCCCCTTGTTTTGGCCCTGCTTGTCGGCGCAATGGGGCTTCTGGCTGTGTCTTCGATGCTTGAGCCTGGGTGGACAGACCTGCTCCGCGCACTCGCCGGAGGCTTCATACTCTTCGCCGGCTACCTGATTTTGGGACTGATTTCGCCGGGCGCCCTCGGAATGGGCGATGTGAAGCTCGCGGCACCACTTGGAATGTACTTGGGCTACTTGGGTTGGCAGCAAGTACTCTTCGGCGGCTTGCTGGGATTCGTGGTGGGCGGGGTGCTCACGGTGCTGATGTTGCGGCTGCGATCCGCGGAAAAACCAGCAGAAACGGCTCATGGACCCGCAATGGTCCTCGCAGCCTTCGGTGTCATCCTCGCCCTGCACTGA